The sequence TACCTAAAACCCAAAATCAAAACTTTGTTGTCATAAGTTGTAATCACCAGGAAAAGAATGAATTGCTGTGGTGACGACAAATCATGAAAACGAGCCAATATTCTCGGACAACAAGTGGTCAGGGGATCAGGAGCAGGGTGGTCAAGCCAAAGGTTTGGGGGTGGCCTGTGGAGAGCTGCTTGTGCCAGACGGCCATACGTCGGTTGGCCCGTCGTTGCCTGCGGCTACATGGATCACAGAGCAACAGTGACGAGGCCGTAGAAGACGATAATTTATATGGATCGGGAATCGGTAATTTGGGAGAACTAGTAGGGATTAAGGTTGTGGCTTCAAGATACGGACTCATAATTGGCCATTGGAATTAGCGATTCGTTATTCCTCTAGTCCTCAATTCCATCGGACATCAAGACATACGGACGCGAAACAAAGAAGAAGTAATCAGCAAAATCAAAACCACGACAGcagaagagagagaggggggagaaATGAAAGTACCTTCGACCAGCTGTAGAagaggatgaggagaaggagcGGGGCAGCGGAAGGCGTCGGCGGCCGGAGGCGTAGACGAGAAGGCTAGGCGGCGCGAGAGAAGAGTCGCGAGGGTTTAGGGCGAAGTGGGCGTGGCCGGCGTTTCCATGCGACAAATCCGATAGGTTTATGGCTCGGTTCAATCGGGGTTCGTGTTTGACCGGGTTAATCCGACAAGATCCGGTCCGTGATCGATGACCTCATTCGAGCGCTTCTTCCATAGCTCATCGTATGCGACATCGTTATTGGATCCACATTCGAATCGGGTCCAAAATTGGTGAAGCCGTCTTCGCGCCGGAAACAGAGATGACAGagcattaattttaattatttttgttaaataataaaattttcttattcAATGCTGATAGAATTCGTTCTTACCTTTCTACTTTAAGGAATGTGAATTAAAGAAATATATTCCATCATATCTATTCAAAATATACACGTATCTGATCATGAGAAAACTTCTATTTAAAGGTCGGATCAATTAAGTTATGATAGATATTACTATTTAAATAAGGCAACTTCTCGTTATTGATCAATAGAATATAAATAATTACGTCACGAGTTAATTGACGACCACATGTAGCTTGGTTTGACTTCATCCTTTCTTCCTGGTAGGCGCGAGTTAGGCTCACAGATGCGATTCCACTTGTCCTTGTTTGGCTGGGTTTGACTTTGGCAATCAAGTCTGACTCTTATTTTGACCATTTGGAATTTATTAGATGATATGATGCAAGGCAGGTCTGTATGTTTTGTATCTGACCGCATATATAGATGATATGAATGCCCATCAAGTGTACACTTGCCGTTGGCCAAAAAATACCATTAGAACAATGGTGCGTTAGGTAAACATCAACTACTAGTCTGCTATATAGATCGATGACTTCCGCATTGATCTGAAGATTGATCAGAGAAGGAAGAATTGATCGGAAGTTGGTCGACTCCTCTATGGCAAGCATCGAGGAGTACCAGAGAAGAGCAGTCCTAAAGCACAATTCGATCTGCTCGAAGCTGAAGATACTGCTTCTCGTTGTATCGACCAACTTGCTTACCGTCCTCCTCTTCTCCTGCACCTCATTGGATTCCCGATGGTCGAGCTGCGGCCTCCGAGTCCATTCGTGGGACTCCGCCGCCCTGTTCCACGAGCTCAACGCCACCCGGAGGGACCTCTCCGACAGCCGAACTCAATCTGCCGAGCTCCAGCGGCGGCTCGCCATGACGAGCTCCCTTCTGCAGACCCTCCTGGCCGAGGTCGGCCGCGCTCGAGAGGACATGGTGGCCGCAGCCGATGGCGTGGGTGGGTCGCGGGACGAGATCCCTGAGGAGCTCAAGCTCGCCATGGGGCCTCACAAGATGCCCCTCGGCTTCACTTCCAACCTCGGCACCGACGAGCTGTACCCGGCGCTCGGCTCCGCTTGCTTCAATTTCCAGAAGGAGCTCGTCGAGTACATGTCCTACGAGGTCGGGAAGGAGTGCCCCGTGGACGAAGTTTTCGCGCAGAGACTAATGCTCAAAGGGTGCGAGCCTCTGCCCCGCCGGCGGTGCCACCCGAAGTCTCCGAAAGGATACGTCGAGCCCGTGCCGTTCCCCGCCAGCCTTTGGACGATCCCGCCGGACACCAGCATCACCTGGGACGCATACACCTGCAAGAACTACACCTGCTTGGTTaacaggaggaaggagaagagggcCTACGATTGCAAGGACTGCTTCGACTTGAAAGGCCGCGAGAAGGTGCGGTGGCTGCACGACGACGGCGGCCTCGCCTACGGCATCGACGCCGTCCTGGGGACGAAACCCCCGGGGACCATCCGGATCGGGCTCGACATCGGCGGCGGCACCGGCACCTTCGCCGCCCGCATGAGGGAACGCAACGTGACC comes from Musa acuminata AAA Group cultivar baxijiao chromosome BXJ3-3, Cavendish_Baxijiao_AAA, whole genome shotgun sequence and encodes:
- the LOC135632322 gene encoding probable methyltransferase At1g29790, with the protein product MASIEEYQRRAVLKHNSICSKLKILLLVVSTNLLTVLLFSCTSLDSRWSSCGLRVHSWDSAALFHELNATRRDLSDSRTQSAELQRRLAMTSSLLQTLLAEVGRAREDMVAAADGVGGSRDEIPEELKLAMGPHKMPLGFTSNLGTDELYPALGSACFNFQKELVEYMSYEVGKECPVDEVFAQRLMLKGCEPLPRRRCHPKSPKGYVEPVPFPASLWTIPPDTSITWDAYTCKNYTCLVNRRKEKRAYDCKDCFDLKGREKVRWLHDDGGLAYGIDAVLGTKPPGTIRIGLDIGGGTGTFAARMRERNVTIVTSSMNFDGPFNSFIASRGLVPMHVSVAHRLPFFDGTLDIVHSMHVLSNWIPDTVLEFALYDIYRVLRPGGLFWLDHFFCAGTQLNSTYVPMLRHVGFNKLRWTAGRKLDRGMAKDEWYLSALLEKPMT